The Deltaproteobacteria bacterium genome includes a window with the following:
- a CDS encoding OmpA family protein, producing the protein MRKNFAIIGMVGLVLCFSIMVMTGCAKKSVVKGQAVTTEEKAAVKTAGKDVVKKEETASKEVKAVTVKEAEEKAAFEGEATREKATVAKEEGAFKDITFDFDKFNLIPEARETLKQHADKLTQNKNYNVLIEGHCDERGTTEYNLALGERRAKEAMKYFVELGIDGKRIKTISYGKERPLDPGHGRCSD; encoded by the coding sequence ATGAGGAAGAATTTCGCAATAATAGGGATGGTCGGGTTGGTCCTGTGTTTTTCGATTATGGTTATGACTGGGTGCGCAAAAAAGTCGGTAGTAAAGGGGCAGGCGGTTACGACTGAAGAAAAAGCTGCAGTGAAGACAGCCGGCAAAGATGTTGTGAAAAAGGAAGAAACTGCTTCAAAGGAGGTTAAGGCAGTTACTGTAAAAGAAGCAGAAGAAAAGGCAGCTTTTGAGGGAGAGGCCACAAGAGAAAAGGCCACTGTAGCAAAAGAAGAAGGTGCATTTAAAGATATTACATTTGATTTTGATAAATTCAATCTCATACCCGAAGCCAGGGAAACTCTTAAACAGCATGCGGATAAACTCACCCAAAATAAAAATTATAATGTGCTCATTGAAGGGCACTGTGATGAAAGGGGGACAACCGAATATAACCTTGCCCTCGGGGAAAGACGTGCTAAGGAGGCCATGAAATATTTTGTTGAACTCGGGATTGATGGGAAAAGGATAAAAACGATAAGTTATGGTAAGGAGAGGCCCTTGGATCCAGGACACGGGAGGTGCAGCGATTGA